From a region of the Saccharomycodes ludwigii strain NBRC 1722 chromosome VII, whole genome shotgun sequence genome:
- the PRE1 gene encoding proteasome core particle subunit beta 4 (similar to Saccharomyces cerevisiae YER012W | PRE1 | PRoteinase yscE) — translation MDIILGIKLNDCVILASSKAVTRGITILKDSDDKTRELSPHILMSFSGEAGDTVQFAEYIQANIQLSSIRENYELSPPAVASFVRSELAKSLRSRKPYQVNVLLGGYDIKTNNPSLYQIDYLGTKVELPYAAHGYSGFYTFSLLDHHYRPDMDLESGLHLLRLCLEELNKRMPMDFKGVYVKVVDKDGVRFVDL, via the coding sequence ATGGATATTATATTAGGTATAAAGCTAAATGATTGTGTCATATTAGCTTCCTCTAAAGCAGTCACTAGAGGTATCACTATTTTGAAAGATTCCGATGATAAAACGAGAGAACTATCGCCACATATATTAATGAGTTTTAGTGGTGAGGCTGGTGATACAGTACAATTCGCAGAATACATCCAAGCAAACATTCAGCTATCTTCGATTAGAGAAAATTATGAATTATCCCCACCAGCTGTGGCAAGTTTTGTCAGAAGCGAATTGGCCAAGAGTTTAAGAAGCAGAAAACCATACCAAGTTAATGTATTACTTGGTGGATATGACATTAAAACTAATAACCCATCCTTATATCAGATTGATTATTTAGGTACCAAAGTAGAACTACCATATGCAGCTCACGGTTACTCTGGGTTTTACACGTTTTCCTTATTAGATCATCATTATAGACCAGATATGGATTTAGAAAGTGGTTTACATTTGCTAAGGTTATGCTTGGAAGaactaaataaaagaatGCCTATGGATTTTAAAGGTGTTTATGTCAAAGTTGTTGATAAAGATGGTGTTAGATTTGTTGATTTATAG
- the PRP22 gene encoding DEAH-box ATP-dependent RNA helicase PRP22 (similar to Saccharomyces cerevisiae YER013W | PRP22 | Pre-mRNA Processing) yields MSTLPLCKQILDVLKIKDEVVSDFIIDIFEKSTGQDIQFFIKELNSLDIDKPTSMKLYYIIKNYYNSTQHKQLKQTSLIVILKKVFKNSNEIGPADLETMSNFIYDIYAKMERSNENGDISLFAEKLRQFGLSDAIISDIYQILTSNNKGSFTEIKENKNNHSSTAMLLKNTNSAAVKIANGVQDLSPILNNVYKGIIKARTKFGYFIEILGTREENVEGLCHNNEISVSSSTSQDLRINEPVYVQIIKLQNNGKISLSMKNVNQKTGELIEIDNFNNVDNLKRGRALNRTSTNVYGEKAHVNNEAPRRTLTSPERWEIRQLISSGVSKLEDYPEYQEYLKMEKRKQSLSTATINAKRSTNEHGQINKASSKLSRSYQEEEMPEEEDMDIIMNKNGKPKFLKASKDLKVGNNAGYKQAMTKLVKVPRGSLNRNAINGSRLMNEHRDEKFNKRKEVESEVIRGRNLHDPASNNNNNNISSNNNNNNVRLQPVSMKESRQEFKRKQLALTAWERKRLKEHIEYGRHTNLSIQEQRKSLPVYKMRQELIKSIIENQFLIIIGETGSGKTTQITQYLYEDGFAVNGKVIGCTQPRRVAAISVAKRVAEEMDCFVGEEVGYTIRFEDETSNRTRIKYMTDGMLQREATIDPLLQNYSVILLDEAHERTVATDVLFALLKRAAKERPHDLKIIITSATLDSEKFSNYFNDCPIVKIPGKTFPVEVMYSKTPQIDYIESSLDTVMNIHINEPEGDILVFLTGQEEIDTCCEILYERFTKLEAVLDKKLIILPVYSALPNEIQSKIFEPTPPGSRKVIFATNIAETSITIDGIYYVVDPGFSKINTYNPRIGMEQLIVTPISQAQANQRKGRAGRTGPGKCYRLYTETAFYNEMLPTAIPEIQRQNLSNTVLMLKTIGIDDLINFEFMDPPPKTAIIYALEELYHLQALDEKGGLTELGHKMAQFPMDPELSRSLLASAMVYNCSEEIMIIISMLSVQNIFYRPKDHKSEADRKRAQFVHVYGDHLTLLNVYRKWRLNLHISKKWCNDNYLHERHLKRAHDVYLQLLKIFHKLNLSVISCGGQVDNIRRSLVAGFFRNCSKRADGSTYKTIVDNTEVAIHPTSTLFGKEYEYLLYNNLMMTTREYMSIITVIEPKWLLECAPHFYKAADERSKKRVKIEPLRGMFGGKDKRIDDRWRLTSKLKSKGDVLGHKQRK; encoded by the coding sequence ATGTCAACGCTGCCACTTTGCAAACAAATCCTTGATGTActcaaaattaaagatgAGGTGGTGTCCGATTTTATTATAGACATCTTTGAAAAGTCCACTGGTCAAGAcatacaattttttataaaagaattgaatTCCCTGGATATAGATAAACCAACAAGTATGAAATTATATTacataattaaaaattattataactCAACCCAACACAAGCAACTGAAACAAACCAGCCTAATCGTTATTCTTAAAAAAgtgtttaaaaatagtaatgaAATCGGACCAGCCGATTTAGAAACCATGAGTAACTTCATATATGACATATATGCTAAAATGGAAAGGAGCAATGAAAACGGCGATATAAGTTTGTTTGCTGAAAAATTAAGACAATTTGGATTAAGTGATGCAATAATATCGGATATATATCAGATTCTAACATCCAATAATAAAGGTTCCTTTACTGAaatcaaagaaaataaaaataaccacTCTTCTACTGCTATGTTactaaaaaatacaaatagcGCTGCTGTTAAGATAGCAAACGGTGTTCAGGACTTGTCACCAATTTTAAACAATGTTTACAAAGGGATTATCAAAGCACGAACAAAATTTGGTTATTTCATTGAAATATTAGGGACTAGAGAGGAAAATGTTGAAGGTTTATGtcataataatgaaatatCTGTATCTTCTTCAACTTCACAAGACCTCAGAATTAATGAGCCAGTGTATGTCCAAATTAtcaaattacaaaataatggCAAAATATCTTTAAGTATGAAGAATGTTAACCAAAAAACAGGGGAGCTTATCGAGATCGACAATTTCAATAATGTcgataatttaaaaagggGCCGAGCTCTTAACCGCACAAGTACCAATGTTTATGGCGAGAAAGCCCATGTAAATAATGAAGCTCCTAGAAGGACATTAACATCGCCTGAACGATGGGAAATTAGGCAATTAATTTCTAGTGGTGTATCCAAACTTGAAGATTACCCTGAATATCAAGAATACttgaaaatggaaaagaGGAAACAAAGTTTATCAACTGCTACCATCAATGCTAAAAGATCAACTAATGAGCATGGTCAGATTAATAAAGCCAGTTCTAAGCTATCTCGTAGCTATCAGGAAGAGGAAATGCCTGAGGAAGAAGATATGGATATTATAATGAATAAGAATGGGAAACCAAAATTTCTCAAGGCAAGTAAAGACTTAAAAGTTGGTAATAACGCTGGTTATAAACAAGCTATGACAAAGCTAGTTAAAGTTCCAAGAGGTTCCTTAAATAGAAATGCAATTAATGGATCGAGGTTAATGAATGAGCACAGAGATGaaaagtttaataaaagaaaggaaGTGGAGTCTGAAGTTATCAGGGGAAGAAATTTACACGACCCAgcttctaataataataacaacaatatcagtagtaataataataataataatgtacGTTTACAACCAGTATCTATGAAGGAATCTAGGCAAGAATTTAAGAGGAAGCAGCTGGCATTGACTGCTTGGGAAAGAAAACGGTTAAAAGAACATATAGAGTATGGGAGACATACAAATTTAAGTATACAAGAACAAAGGAAAAGTTTACCCGTCTATAAGATGAGACAAGAACTAATAAAGTCCATAATAgaaaatcaatttttaattattattggtgaaACAGGTTCTGGTAAAACTACACAAATAACACAGTATTTATATGAAGACGGGTTCGCCGTTAATGGTAAAGTGATAGGTTGTACTCAACCTCGTAGAGTTGCTGCCATATCTGTGGCTAAAAGAGTAGCTGAAGAAATGGATTGTTTTGTTGGTGAAGAAGTTGGCTACACCATCAGGTTCGAAGATGAGACCAGCAATAGAACACgaataaaatatatgacCGATGGTATGTTGCAGAGGGAGGCTACAATAGATCCTTTGTTGCAAAATTATTCTGTTATATTACTAGATGAAGCGCATGAGAGAACTGTTGCCACAGACGTCTTATTtgctttattaaaaagagcCGCTAAAGAAAGACCCCatgatttgaaaattattatcacaTCAGCTACATTAGACTCGGAAAAGTTTtccaattattttaatgattGTCCCATTGTAAAAATTCCAGGTAAAACTTTCCCTGTGGAGGTGATGTACTCTAAAACCCCACAAATAGATTACATCGAAAGTTCCTTGGATACAGTAATGAACATTCACATCAATGAACCTGAGGGCGACatattggtatttttgACTGGGCAAGAGGAGATCGATACTTGTTGTGAAATACTCTATGAACGTTTTACCAAGCTAGAAGCCGTTCTAGataaaaaactaataatcTTACCAGTCTATTCTGCACTACCTAATGAAATACAGAGTAAAATTTTTGAGCCGACACCTCCGGGCTCAAGAAAGGTAATTTTTGCTACAAACATTGCAGAAACCTCCATCACAATAGATGGGATTTATTACGTTGTTGATCCAGGATTTTCTAAAATCAATACTTATAACCCCAGAATAGGTATGGAACAGTTGATCGTTACCCCAATCTCACAAGCACAAGCCAACCAAAGAAAGGGTAGGGCTGGTAGGACTGGGCCTGGAAAATGCTATAGATTATACACCGAAACCGCATTTTACAATGAAATGTTGCCTACGGCTATTCCTGAAATACAAAGACAAAATTTATCTAACACTGttttaatgttaaaaaCTATTGGTATTGATGACTTGATcaattttgaatttatgGATCCACCACCTAAAACTGCGATAATTTATGCATTGGAAGAGTTGTATCATCTACAGGCACTAGATGAAAAGGGCGGGTTGACAGAACTAGGTCATAAAATGGCACAATTCCCCATGGATCCTGAACTATCTAGAAGTTTATTAGCATCCGCAATGGTCTATAATTGCAGCGAAGaaattatgattattatatccATGCTTTCTGtccaaaatatattttacaGACCCAAGGATCACAAGTCTGAGGCAGATAGGAAAAGAGCACAATTTGTGCATGTCTACGGCGACCATTTAACTTTATTGAATGTGTATAGAAAGTGGAGACTAAACTTGCATATATCTAAAAAATGGTGCAATGATAATTATCTACATGAAAGACACTTGAAAAGAGCGCATGATGTATATTTGCaacttttgaaaattttccACAAGTTGAATCTATCTGTCATAAGTTGTGGTGGACAGGTGGACAATATCAGAAGATCTTTAGTGGCAGGattttttagaaattgTTCTAAAAGGGCGGATGGCTCAACTTATAAGACTATTGTTGATAACACTGAAGTTGCCATTCATCCAACTAGTACGTTGTTTGGGAAAGAATATGaatatcttttatataataatctaATGATGACCACGAGAGAGTATATGTCGATTATTACCGTAATAGAACCTAAATGGTTATTAGAATGTGCACCACATTTTTATAAAGCTGCTGATGAGAGAAGTAAAAAGAGAGTTAAGATTGAGCCATTGAGGGGCATGTTTGGTGGTAAAGATAAAAGGATAGATGACCGTTGGAGATTAACTTctaaattgaaaagtaAGGGAGACGTATTGGGTCATAAACAAAGAAAGTAG
- the HEM14 gene encoding oxygen-dependent protoporphyrinogen oxidase (similar to Saccharomyces cerevisiae YER014W | HEM14 | HEMe biosynthesis), which yields MQLVKLPPNSKVAVIGAGISGLSFSYFLSKLRPDLKIKIYESKNRCGGWINSARTKLNTNSNKTGGEILLEKGPRTLRGVSDGTVLIIDILQKLGLENEIKCIESNSEANKKYILDVNKKLCQVPPTGLKSFLHFITNPMSKGLLTGILGEPFRSPSKVQDETAYDFLKRRFGNTYIADNLFSAIFHGIYAGDIKQLSVNCTLNKLAQMEKDYGSILRAVYHKRNAKPEKSLVLSQYNEKFCGNSAEIDEISQLNTFLSKYPALGLKNGLSTLPNSLESYILKNPNVEIQYGKHIENFKLLNHDKTNAQKKAAVELDGGKELFDHIHITVPTAKLFSKCENIDKDFILKLEKLKSASVILVNYYLPNKDVIFRNHGFGYLVPQSVTNHESLLGVIFDSCIEQSFQPLFGARSEIPSPNPPYTKLTAMLGANHSFVDSLSTAAVDNAGVPSPSLVKGIVKECFKEHLGIDEKDLENGHWEVTLASNAIPQYYVGYNHTDLESKLPLNVVTVGGMKFSKGPGVPDVVVKSFETALGLA from the coding sequence ATGCAATTAGTTAAACTACCACCAAATTCCAAAGTAGCGGTAATAGGTGCGGGTATTTCCGGCCTATCATTTAGCTATTTTTTAAGCAAATTAAGACCAGAtttgaaaatcaaaatctATGAATCTAAAAATAGGTGCGGTGGTTGGATTAATAGTGCTAGAACAAAATTGAACACAAATAGCAATAAAACAGGAGGGGAAATTCTATTAGAAAAGGGACCACGAACATTAAGGGGTGTTAGCGATGGTACTGTATTAATTATTGACATTTTGCAAAAATTGGGCttggaaaatgaaattaaatgCATTGAAAGCAATTCAGAAgccaacaaaaaatatattttagatGTTAACAAGAAATTGTGCCAAGTTCCACCCACAGGCTTGAAAAGTTTCTTACACTTTATTACTAATCCAATGAGCAAAGGTCTTTTGACTGGGATATTGGGAGAACCCTTTCGTTCGCCGTCTAAAGTGCAAGATGAAACAGCTTacgattttttaaaaagaagattTGGCAATACTTATATTGCTGATAATTTGTTCAGTGCAATTTTTCATGGTATCTATGCAGGTGACATTAAACAATTGAGTGTTAATTGTACTTTAAATAAGTTGGCTCAAATGGAAAAAGATTATGGCTCGATACTGAGGGCTGTCTACCACAAACGTAATGCTAAACCTGAAAAATCGTTAGTTTTATCACAATATAATGAGAAATTTTGCGGCAATTCTGCTGAAATCGATGAAATCTCACAATTAAACacttttttatcaaaatatcCAGCTTTaggtttaaaaaatggcTTAAGCACCTTGCCCAATAGTTTAGAATCCTACATACTAAAAAATCCAAATGTAGAAATTCAATATGGAAAGCATATTGAAAACTTCAAATTATTGAACCATGATAAGACTAACGCTCAGAAAAAGGCAGCTGTTGAATTAGATGGTGGTAAAGAATTGTTTGATCACATACATATTACCGTACCAACAGCTAAACTTTTCTCTAAATgtgaaaatattgataaggatttcattttaaaattagaaaaattaaaatcgGCTAGTGTTATATTAGTTAACTATTATTTGCCAAATAAAGATGTTATATTTAGAAACCATGGATTTGGGTACTTAGTACCACAATCGGTAACAAACCATGAGTCTTTGTTGggtgttatttttgattcaTGTATTGAGCAAAGTTTTCAACCATTATTTGGCGCTAGAAGCGAAATCCCAAGCCCTAATCCACCTTATACTAAATTAACAGCAATGTTGGGTGCAAATCATTCTTTTGTTGACTCTTTATCAACTGCTGCCGTCGATAATGCTGGAGTGCCATCACCTTCACTAGTTAAAGGAATTGTAAAAGAATGTTTTAAAGAACATTTAGGTATTGACGAGAaagatttagaaaatgGACACTGGGAAGTTACCCTTGCCTCTAATGCCATTCCTCAATATTATGTTGGCTACAATCATACTGACTTGGAGTCTAAATTACCTTTAAATGTGGTTACCGTTGGTGGTATGAAATTTAGTAAGGGTCCTGGTGTTCCTGACGTGGTGGTAAAATCATTTGAAACGGCTCTTGGTTTGGCATAA
- the MSL1 gene encoding U2 snRNP complex subunit MSL1 (similar to Saccharomyces cerevisiae YIR009W | MSL1 | MUD Synthetic Lethal): MSNRNSSGSKNGEMISTNVHKTIDTKKTVKNKKTIIPKNTLYVHNLNWKINKETLRENLYLLFSTYGEVIEIFINLKMREQAFVVFKNVDEANLAKLSLNQESFFDKPLQIEFSNKVTELD, from the coding sequence atgAGTAATAGGAACAGTAGTGGCAGCAAAAATGGTGAAATGATAAGCACAAATGTCCATAAAACAATTGATACTAAAAAAACTGTCAAGAATAAAAAGACTATTATTCCCAAGAATACATTGTATGTTCATAATttgaattggaaaattaACAAAGAGACTTTAAGAGAAAATCTATACTTGCTATTTTCCACATACGGTGAAGTCATAGAgatttttatcaatttaaaaatgagaGAGCAGGCCTTTGTTGTGTTTAAAAACGTGGACGAAGCAAATTTGGCTAAATTGTCATTAAATCAAGAATCTTTTTTCGACAAACCACTACAAATAGAATTCAGCAATAAAGTGACCGAATTGGATTGA
- the BIM1 gene encoding microtubule-binding protein BIM1 (similar to Saccharomyces cerevisiae YER016W | BIM1 | BInding to Microtubules), translating to MSGIGESRSELLLWVNNLLNLKIAKIEECGTGAIYCQILDSIYGDIPMHRVKFGFHIPEYEMYTNYKILQNCFNRHSIEKPVIVEKLVRCKFQDNLEFLQWLKKFWVVNKDFETEYDATARRSSSTINNTNGNGNGRSSRVSSTGVRRSSVGIVSKSISASGMNNQYINDNGNNTTRKPSLGSITHNNVSLGVNKRPIRNFGTAANGISNNTTALYETKIENLANELNQQKMKVDLLNKEMQQFQEAMNVMERERDFYFGKLRDVEILSTTTEQLLKEEYQLNNTNNEGVDLSIKDQVFEQFSSFVNKIQTILYATEDGFESVLPEEDKDIIKTNNNADNIAKEENAINDTNENAGPNSDIIAGSNNINTIITNEETF from the coding sequence atgaGCGGCATTGGTGAATCACGTAGTGAATTACTGTTATGGGTGAACAACTTattaaatctaaaaatCGCTAAAATAGAAGAATGTGGTACAGGTGCCATATATTGCCAAATACTGGATTCAATTTATGGAGATATACCAATGCACAGAGTCAAGTTTGGTTTCCATATTCCAGAATATGAGATGTATactaattataaaatattacaaaattgttttaatagacattcaattgaaaaacCAGTCATAGTGGAAAAATTGGTAAGATGCAAGTTTCAAGATAATCTAGAATTTTTACAatggttaaaaaaattttgggTTGTTAACAAAGATTTTGAAACTGAGTATGATGCTACGGCTAGAAGGAGCAGCAGtaccattaataatactaatggTAATGGTAATGGTAGATCTTCTAGGGTATCCAGCACCGGTGTTCGAAGAAGTTCTGTCGGTATTGTTTCTAAAAGCATTTCCGCTTCCGGAATGAATAATCAATAcattaatgataatggtAACAATACCACCAGAAAACCATCTTTAGGGTCGATTACCCACAATAATGTTTCTCTTGGTGTTAATAAAAGGCCAATACGGAACTTTGGGACTGCTGCTAATGGTATAAGTAACAACACTACTGCACTTtatgaaacaaaaattgaaaatttggCAAATGAGCTAAATCAGCAAAAGATGAAAGTGGACTTATTAAATAAGGAAATGCAACAATTTCAGGAGGCTATGAATGTTATGGAACGTGAAAgagatttttattttggcaAACTAAGAGATGTAGAAATATTATCCACCACCACTGAACAGCTATTAAAGGAGGAATATCAactaaataatactaacaaTGAGGGTGTAGATTTGTCTATTAAAGACCAAGTTTTCGAACAATTTAGTAgttttgtaaataaaatcCAAACTATATTGTATGCCACTGAAGATGGTTTTGAAAGTGTCTTGCCAGAGGAGGATAAggatattataaaaactaacaataatgcAGATAATATTgcaaaagaagaaaatgctATTAATGATACAAATGAAAATGCAGGACCCAATTCTGATATTATTGCCGGAagtaacaatattaataccaTCATAACAAATGAGGAAACATTTTAG
- the AFG3 gene encoding AAA family ATPase AFG3 (similar to Saccharomyces cerevisiae YER017C | AFG3 | ATPase Family Gene): MIRTLFLRRATIPINLNGSSSITKLFTKCSIINLSQNTHYSTRHVPISRNIAINNNDIKNLFFLSSFKRKLHTTNRLFNKENNKDTNNKDTNNKDTNNKDTTNKEDNKNKNNEPKSAKEYFKSKEFQKSIYYTILFTFLFNVFTELLMPSEQENSQVLTFQDFKTKYMEKGLVSKIYVVNKYLVEAELVPEAPQKIVAFTIGSVEFFEDEMDSVQDKLKIPIGERIPIIYVERQSIFSYIWPFIPTVLLLGGLYWLTKKVPLSGGGANSGPGGGPGGIFGVGKSKAKLFNQETDIKVKFKDVAGCDEAKGEIMEFVHFLKNPEKYTKLGAKIPRGAILSGPPGTGKTLLAKATAGEAGVPFLSVSGSEFVEMFVGVGASRVRDLFKRARELAPSIIFIDEIDAIGKERGKGGPMGGANDEREATLNQLLVEMDGFDTNEQVVVLAGTNRPDVLDKALMRPGRFDRHIQIDNPDVEGRKAIYKVHLASLTLDPSLDKQVLCGKLAALTPGFSGADIANCCNEAALIAARNLDPYVVLKHFEQAIERVIAGLEKKTRVLSPQEKKTVAYHEAGHAVCGWLLKYADPLIKVSIIPRGQGALGYAQYLPPDQYLVSEIEFIDKMIMALGGRVSEELHFKSVTSGAHDDFKKVTNMAASMVTKYGMSRKVGYISYNTDNNNGGNNGFMVNKPFSEVTYEKIDSEIKRIVDTCHENCRKLLTANIDKVDRVAKLLLDKEVLTRQDMINLLGPRPYPERNDAFEKYLDGK; the protein is encoded by the coding sequence ATGATAAGAACGTTGTTCTTGAGAAGAGCTACTATTCCTATTAACCTTAACGGTAGTAGTAGCATTACTAAACTATTCACAAAATGTTCAATTATTAATCTTAGTCAAAATACTCATTATAGCACGCGTCATGTGCCTATATCCAGAAACATTGCtataaacaataatgatatcaAGAACTTGTTCTTTTTAAGCAGcttcaaaagaaaattgcATACAACCAACAGGCTATTTaataaggaaaataataaagacactaataataaagacactaataataaagacactaataataaagacactactaataaagaagacaacaagaacaagaatAATGAGCCCAAATCTGCGaaagaatattttaaaagcaAGGAGTTCCAAAAAAGCATATATTATACGATacttttcacttttttatttaacgTATTTACCGAATTACTTATGCCTTCTGAACAAGAAAATTCTCAAGTTTTAACTTTCcaagattttaaaactaaataCATGGAAAAAGGGTTAGTTTCGAAAATATACGTGGtcaataaatatttggtgGAAGCTGAATTGGTACCAGAAGCTCCACAAAAGATTGTAGCGTTCACTATCGGCTCTgttgaattttttgaagATGAAATGGATAGTGTTCAagataaattgaaaatccCAATTGGAGAAAGAATTCCTATAATTTATGTTGAAAGACAGTCCATCTTCAGTTACATTTGGCCATTTATTCCCACTGTGTTACTATTAGGCGGGTTATATTGGCTGACAAAAAAAGTACCATTATCTGGTGGTGGGGCCAATTCAGGCCCTGGTGGCGGTCCGGGTGGTATTTTTGGGGTCGGGAAATCCAAGGCCAAACTATTTAATCAAGAAACTGACATAAAGgttaaatttaaagatGTTGCCGGCTGTGATGAAGCAAAGGGAGAAATCATGGAATTTGTgcattttttgaaaaacccGGAAAAGTATACTAAATTGGGTGCCAAGATCCCAAGAGGTGCCATTTTATCTGGACCACCTGGTACTGGTAAAACTTTGTTGGCCAAAGCCACCGCTGGTGAAGCTGGTGTTCCATTTTTGAGTGTATCCGGTTCTGAATTTGTGGAGATGTTTGTTGGTGTTGGTGCATCAAGGGTTCGTGATTTGTTCAAAAGAGCTAGAGAACTTGCACcttctattattttcattgatGAAATCGATGCCATTGGGAAAGAAAGAGGTAAAGGTGGACCCATGGGTGGCGCTAATGACGAAAGAGAGGCCACGTTGAATCAGTTATTGGTGGAAATGGACGGGTTTGATACCAATGAACAAGTCGTTGTGTTGGCTGGTACAAATAGACCAGATGTTTTAGATAAAGCTTTGATGAGACCGGGTAGATTTGATAGACATATTCAAATTGACAATCCAGACGTTGAAGGTAGAAAGGCCATCTATAAGGTGCATTTAGCAAGCTTAACACTAGATCCTTCCTTGGATAAACAAGTTTTATGTGGGAAATTGGCAGCATTAACACCTGGATTTTCTGGGGCTGATATAGCCAATTGTTGTAATGAAGCAGCATTAATTGCTGCTAGAAACCTGGACCCATATGTTGTTTTAAAGCATTTTGAGCAGGCAATTGAGAGGGTTATTGCTGGTTTAGAGAAAAAGACACGGGTTTTATCTCCGCAAGAAAAGAAGACTGTTGCTTATCATGAAGCTGGACATGCAGTCTGTGGTTGGCTATTAAAATACGCTGATCCTTTAATTAAAGTTTCTATTATACCAAGAGGCCAAGGTGCTTTGGGTTATGCGCAGTATTTACCCCCAGACCAGTATTTGGTTTCTGAAATAGAGTTTATTGATAAGATGATTATGGCATTGGGCGGCAGAGTTAGTGAAGAGCTGCATTTTAAAAGTGTTACCAGCGGTGCACATGATGATTTTAAGAAGGTTACCAATATGGCAGCAAGCATGGTTACCAAATATGGGATGTCAAGAAAAGTAGGTTATATCTCGTATAatactgataataataacggtGGTAATAATGGATTTATGGTTAACAAACCTTTCAGTGAAGTTACTTACGAAAAGATAGACTCTGAGATCAAGAGGATTGTTGATACTTGCCATGAAAACTGTAGAAAATTGTTGACTGCTAATATTGACAAGGTTGACAGGGTTGCTAAGTTGTTATTAGACAAAGAGGTTTTAACTAGACAAGATATGATTAACTTATTGGGGCCTAGACCATATCCTGAAAGAAATGATGCTTTCGAGAAATATTTAGATGGGAAATAA